From the genome of Glycine max cultivar Williams 82 chromosome 2, Glycine_max_v4.0, whole genome shotgun sequence, one region includes:
- the LOC100787865 gene encoding uncharacterized protein — MVVKMMRWRPWPPLVSKKYEVKLVVKTLTLQGCDLVRTSAEKGFVLQIKWKGPKLTLSSLRRNAVARNFTKEVHPEQNDDVVLWDEEFHALCTLNAYKDNAFHPWEIAFSLFNGLNQRSKTKVPVVGTAALNLADFASVVDQKDFDLNIPLTVSGGSVESSPSLSISISLVELRAVQESTELVHNKAIVPVPVASANSPLVQSGETTLAEKDELSTIKAGLRKVKILTEFVSVRKAKKACHEEEGSEGNFSARSEDGEYNYPFDSDSLDEFEEGDSDEMKEDSSVRKSFSYGKLAYANAGGASYSSVTVNDEGEDWVYYSNHRSDVGILHKENSTVSATEPSVLQSSRRSILPWRKRKLSFRSPKSKGEPLLKKAYGEEGGDDIDYDRRQLSSDESLSLGKTEDDSAANRSSVSEFGDDNFAVGSWEQKEVMSRDGHMKLQTQVFFASIDQRSERAAGESACTALVAVIADWFQNNRDLMPIKSQFDSLIREGSLEWRNLCENQTYRERFPDKHFDLETVVQAKIRPLSVVPGKSFIGFFHPEGMDEGRFDFLHGAMSFDNIWDEISHAGRECTNNDEPQLYIISWNDHFFILKVEADAYCIIDTLGERLYEGCNQAYILKFDSDTVIYKMQDVARGSGKKTASDLQTVAEVLEQNERQIQPINGKEMDSSVETEEQLKSDQEEEVVCRGKEACKEYIKSFLAAIPIRELQADVKKGLISSTQTPFHHRLQIEFHYTQLLQSCVAPPVVAEPSMTVPETLALAVTEVSA, encoded by the exons ATGGTGGTGAAGATGATGCGGTGGAGGCCGTGGCCCCCTCTCGTCTCGAAGAAGTACGAGGTGAAGCTAGTCGTGAAGACACTAACTCTCCAGGGCTGCGATCTGGTGCGCACGTCCGCAGAGAAAGGTTTCGTGCTCCAGATTAAGTGGAAGGGTCCCAAACTTACCCTAAGCTCTCTGCGACGCAACGCTGTTGCTAGAAACTTCACCAAAGAGGTGCACCCCGAGCAAAACGACGACGTCGTTTTGTGGGACGAGGAGTTTCACGCGCTCTGCACTCTCAACGCGTACAAAGACAATGCCTTTCACCCCTGGGAAAtcgctttctctctcttcaac GGTTTGAATCAAAGGTCAAAGACTAAAGTTCCTGTGGTTGGAACTGCAGCTTTGAATCTAGCTGATTTTGCATCTGTGGTTGATCAAAAGGATTTTGATTTGAACATTCCACTCACAGTTTCTGGTGGCTCTGTGGAGTCTTCTCCTTCACTTAGT ATATCGATTAGTTTGGTGGAGTTAAGAGCGGTTCAAGAGAGCACAGAGTTAGTTCATAATAAAGCAATAGTGCCTGTGCCTGTGGCTTCCGCTAATTCGCCTTTGGTTCAGTCAGGGGAGACTACCTTGGCTGAGAAAGACGAGCTTTCGACGATCAAAGCCGGTCTTCGGAAAGTGAAGATTTTGACTGAGTTTGTGTCTGTTAGGAAAGCAAAGAAAGCCTGCCATGAGGAGGAGGGGAGTGAGGGAAATTTCTCTGCCAGGAGTGAGGATGGTGAATACAATTATCCCTTTGACTCGGATTCGCTCGACGAATTCGAGGAGGGTGATTCAGATGAGATGAAGGAGGATTCCAGTGTGAGGAAGTCGTTTAGTTATGGGAAACTGGCATATGCCAATGCTGGAGGGGCGTCTTACTCTAGCGTGACGGTGAATGATGAGGGTGAGGACTGGGTTTACTACAGCAATCATAGATCAGATGTTGGGATTTTGCATAAAGAGAATTCAACCGTGTCAGCAACCGAGCCTTCTGTGTTGCAAAGCTCAAGGCGTAGTATACTGCCTTGGAGGAAGAGGAAGTTGAGTTTCAGATCTCCTAAATCTAAGGGGGAGccattgttgaagaaggcttaTGGCGAAGAAGGCGGTGATGACATTGATTATGATCGCAGACAGCTTAGCTCTGATGAATCCCTTTCACTTGGG AAGACTGAGGATGATTCAGCTGCAAATCGATCATCAGTGTCTGAATTTGGGGATGACAATTTTGCTGTTGGGAGTTGGGAGCAGAAAGAAGTAATGAGCCGTGATGGTCACATGAAACTTCAGACACAGGTCTTCTTTGCCTCAATTGATCAGCGCAGTGAACGTGCAGCAGGTGAGAGTGCATGTACTGCTCTTGTTGCGGTAATTGCTGATTGGTTCCAAAACAATCGTGATCTTATGCCAATAAAGTCCCAGTTTGATAGTCTTATTCGTGAAGGCTCATTAGAATGGAGGAACTTATGTGAAAACCAGACCTACAGGGAGCGATTCCCTGACAAACATTTTGATCTTGAAACAGTTGTCCAAGCCAAAATACGCCCCCTTTCTGTGGTTCCTGGCAAGTCCTTCATTGGATTTTTTCATCCAGAAGGAATGGATGAAGGGAGATTTGATTTTCTGCACGGGGCCATGTCTTTTGATAACATCTGGGATGAGATTAGTCATGCTGGACGGGAGTGCACTAACAATGATGAACCCcaactatatattattagttggAATGACCATTTCTTCATCCTCAAAGTTGAAGCTGATGCTTACTGCATCATTGACACTTTGGGGGAGAGGCTCTATGAAGGATGCAATCAGGCGTATATCTTGAAATTTGACAGCGACACAGTAATATACAAAATGCAAGATGTTGCTCGAGGTTCTGGCAAAAAAACAGCCAGTGATCTTCAAACTGTTGCAGAAGTATTAGAGCAGAATGAAAGGCAGATCCAGCCAATCAATGGTAAAGAAATGGATTCTTCTGTGGAGACAGAAGAACAGTTGAAGAGTGACCAAGAAGAGGAGGTTGTGTGCAGAGGGAAGGAAGCATGCAAAGAATACATTAAAAGCTTCTTGGCAGCAATCCCTATTAGAGAATTGCAAGCAGATGTCAAGAAAGGTTTAATATCATCAACTCAAACACCATTTCATCATAGGCTACAAATTGAGTTTCACTACACTCAGTTGTTGCAGTCTTGTGTTGCACCTCCAGTAGTGGCTGAACCATCCATGACTGTGCCAGAGACTCTTGCTCTTGCAGTAACTGAGGTTTCCGCATAA